TTTCAGCATCACGGATTACTTCTCCTGCGCGAACGTCACGGATAATATCCAGAAATTCCGCCTGACCGGAGAAGAAAACGGCGAAGGCAAACCGGAATCCATCCAGGTCGCCTGCCTGCGCGATATATTGAAAGGCATCCGCAAAATCGGACAGAAAGGGCTTGATATCCAGCGCTACAAAGGCTTAGGAGAAATGAATCCGGGACAGCTCTGGGAAACCACCATGGATCCGAAAACCCGCTCGCTCCTTAAAGTTAGGCAGGAAGACGCGGTAAAAGCCGACCGGATATTCACCATCCTTATGGGCGAAGAAGTCGAACCCCGGCGCGACTTTATCGAACGCCACGCCCTTGAGGTCAAATACCTGGATATTTAAGGGCAATGAAGCGGACAGAATTTGAAAAGCTGGCCAGGGAAGCCCTGGAAAACCTCCCTGAATTCTTCCGCAGTAAGATGGAAAATGTCGGCATCGTAATAGAAGACACTCCTTCCAAAAAGCAGCTAAAAGAACTCTCCGGCGAAAGAAGCGAAATAATACTCGGGCTTTACCAAGGCATCCCCTTAAGCGAGCGCACCCATCTTTACGGAATGGTCCTGCCGGATAAAATCACGCTCTTTAAGAAGAATATAGAAAAGACATGCCGCTCAAAGGCCGAGATAAAAAAGACGGTCATTCAAACCGTCAAGCACGAGATTGCCCACTATTTCGGCATTTCTGATGAACATCTTGAGGAAATGGGCACTTATTAAATCTTCCTTTGGCAGGAATAAAGCCTGCCCGCCCCATCATAGATTTCAAACCTGATATCCTTAATCTTTAAAGGCATGGCATCGGATTGTTTCAGGCTTAATGCGATATCGTAACGCCTGCCTCTCTTCTTTATATCTATCTTGATAGCGGAAAAATCGCCATTATTGAAATCGTATGTCGCCCCGTCATCCTCGTAATAAGTAAAAGATGCTTTCCCGGTAACAAAAGCAACCACGGTCAGCGACTCGGTTTCCTTTTCCCCGATATAATTCACCGGCTCTGTTAACGCAA
This Planctomycetota bacterium DNA region includes the following protein-coding sequences:
- a CDS encoding metallopeptidase family protein translates to MKRTEFEKLAREALENLPEFFRSKMENVGIVIEDTPSKKQLKELSGERSEIILGLYQGIPLSERTHLYGMVLPDKITLFKKNIEKTCRSKAEIKKTVIQTVKHEIAHYFGISDEHLEEMGTY